A section of the Castanea sativa cultivar Marrone di Chiusa Pesio chromosome 12, ASM4071231v1 genome encodes:
- the LOC142619098 gene encoding uncharacterized protein LOC142619098, whose product MLNGFVKPKRVTDPLDDKVRAQLVTSQLSYVGSSGSEHSPCLSLSELVHDFLENDSDTESQLAYNSDSERVDSVSDSVEAVETIVDLCNSNVNANAYGKLLKCHVLEAVETFSCLRSNRNVFLRNVMAFLRGLGHNAAVCKTRWESTSGLASGTYEFLDVVQSESTMCHSRYLIDLDFATQFEIARPNEEYFKLVQHSLPRVFIGCGEELRKLVRIMCDVAKRSLRSRELSVPPWRKNRYMQNKWFGPYKRTTNPVHDQPARQFMLPVGGVKCRLVGFDHPHGFFVPTR is encoded by the coding sequence ATGTTAAACGGGTTCGTTAAGCCAAAGCGAGTCACTGACCCGCTCGACGACAAGGTCAGAGCTCAACTCGTTACGTCGCAACTGAGCTACGTAGGCAGCAGCGGAAGCGAGCACTCGCCTTGCCTTAGCCTCTCCGAACTCGTCCACGATTTCCTCGAGAACGATTCCGATACCGAGTCTCAACTCGCTTACAACTCCGACTCGGAGCGAGTCGACTCAGTCTCCGACTCGGTCGAGGCTGTGGAGACCATCGTCGACCTGTGCAACAGCAATGTCAATGCCAATGCCTACGGGAAGTTGCTGAAGTGCCACGTTTTGGAAGCGGTCGAAACGTTTTCGTGCTTGAGATCGAACCGAAACGTTTTCCTTCGAAACGTGATGGCGTTTTTAAGAGGTTTGGGGCACAATGCGGCTGTGTGTAAGACTAGGTGGGAGTCCACATCGGGGCTCGCAAGTGGGACCTACGAGTTCCTTGACGTGGTCCAATCAGAGTCAACCATGTGTCATTCTCGATATTTAATTGACCTGGACTTTGCGACTCAGTTTGAGATTGCGAGGCCCAATGAGGAGTACTTTAAGCTTGTACAACATTCTTTGCCTAGGGTTTTTATTGGGTGCGGTGAGGAGTTGAGGAAGTTGGTGAGGATCATGTGTGACGTGGCAAAGAGATCATTGAGGAGTAGGGAACTTTCTGTGCCTCCGTGGAGAAAGAACCGTTACATGCAGAACAAGTGGTTTGGTCCGTACAAAAGGACCACGAACCCGGTTCATGATCAACCGGCTCGACAATTTATGTTGCCGGTTGGAGGGGTTAAGTGTCGGCTTGTTGGGTTTGACCACCCCCATGGGTTTTTTGTTCCTACTAGATga
- the LOC142619702 gene encoding uncharacterized protein LOC142619702 isoform X1, with protein MARQENLNLFALLGDEAEDSDDVSTLIETVVKVDPRVAAEEKRKKKKNMGAEKPIGIDLDVDSNNYKNNSNNNNVVDMRAKRIVLPEHVTRRDIVVNKKQSDEQGQSRGSERFGPGGNGSQRNYGVADGYQRNNGGRSGYQRSNRGSDGYQSNNGGADGYQRNNGGRYNGGADGYQSNNGGRSGYQRSNRGSDGYQPNNEGGSGYNGNNGGENSFQRTEGADAVNAVGDGWQVQGRVRVSGGRGRGGGRGRGRGRGRGFNEGHEFGSENQDVVSSYPSDKPGQDTNDGGSVEQNDFQGEVLESEAQSDERPRNVNRGTGGGRRGNGRGNHGFRGQDSRPYDRQSGPNNRRGEVSNDTEAKENHGGDIGTAVQVDNSAGAEWDIPVTTEEPKDAEPEQGKLKAQDNSEKKAKHADDDGEKNMTLEEYEKVRFEKRKALESLSKTEQRTVTVDKDFESMQLVEKKKDDSLVIKPKSEEKLKKKNSLEKDDKARKSMNINEFLKPPARGGRGRGRGRGRERGGPGEFRGERGSRGEFRGERGGRGEFRGEHGGRGEFLGLRPQVEDVPAPSIEDPQQFPVLGGAIKA; from the exons ATGGCTAGGCAAGAAAACTTAAACTTGTTTGCCCTTTTGGGTGATGAAGCAGAAGACAGCGACGACGTTTCGACGCTCATCGAAACCGTCGTGAAGGTCGACCCTAGAGTGGCGGCGGaggagaagaggaagaagaagaagaatatgggGGCGGAGAAACCTATAGGTATCGATTTGGATGTGGATTCCAATAACTATAagaacaacagcaacaacaacaacgtgGTCGATATGAGAGCGAAGCGTATTGTGCTCCCTGAACATG TTACAAGAAGAGATATTGTAGTAAATAAAAAGCAGTCAGACGAGCAGGGTCAGAGTCGTGGTTCTGAAAGGTTTGGGCCAGGTGGGAATGGTTCTCAACGTAATTATGGAGTGGCTGATGGATATCAGCGTAACAATGGAGGGCGGAGTGGTTATCAACGGAGTAACAGGGGATCTGATGGCTATCAATCAAATAATGGAGGGGCTGATGGATATCAGAGAAACAATGGAGGGCGTTATAATGGAGGTGCTGATGGATATCAGAGTAACAATGGAGGGCGGAGTGGTTATCAACGGAGTAACAGGGGATCAGATGGCTATCAGCCCAATAATGAAGGGGGTAGTGGTTATAATGGGAACAATGGAGGGGAAAATAGTTTCCAGAGGACTGAGGGAGCTGATGCTGTAAATGCAGTAGGGGATGGCTGGCAGGTGCAGGGGCGTGTTCGTGTCAGTGGGGGCAGAGGGAGAGGGGGAGGTAGGGGAAGAGGCCGTGGTAGAGGGAGGGGATTTAATGAAGGCCATGAGTTTGGAAGTGAGAACCAAGATGTTGTGAGCAGTTATCCATCTGATAAGCCAGGCCAGGATACAAATGATGGTGGCAGTGTGGAACAGAATGACTTTCAGGGTGAAGTCCTCGAAAGTGAGGCTCAATCTGATGAGAGACCTAGAAATGTGAATCGGGGTACTGGTGGTGGTAGAAGGGGTAATGGTAGGGGAAATCATGGTTTCAGGGGACAAGATAGCCGTCCTTATGATAGACAATCTGGACCTAATAATAGAAGAGGTGAAGTGTCTAATGATACTGAAGCGAAGGAAAACCATGGCGGTGATATTGGGACTGCAGTGCAAGTTGATAACAGTGCTGGAGCTGAATG GGATATTCCTGTGACTACTGAAGAACCTAAAGATGCAGAGCCTGAACAAGGGAAGCTTAAAGCTCAAGATAATTCTGAAAAGAAGGCCAAACATGCTGATGATGATGGAGAGAAG AATATGACACTTGAAGAATATGAGAAGGTGCGTTTTGAGAAGAGGAAAGCGTTGGAATCTTTGAGCAAGACTGAGCAGAGAACGGTCACTGTTGATAAGGATTTTGAGTCAATGCAACttgttgagaaaaagaaagatgacaGCCTTGTCATCAAACCG AAGTCTGAGGAGAAgcttaagaagaaaaatagccTTGAAAAAGACGACAAAGCTCGGAAG TCGATGAACATTAATGAATTTCTGAAACCTCCTGCTCGTGGTGGCCGTGGCCGTGGCCGTGGTCGTGGTCGGGAGCGTGGGGGCCCAGGTGAGTTTAGGGGTGAACGTGGAAGTCGAGGTGAGTTTAGGGGTGAGCGTGGCGGCCGAGGTGAGTTTAGGGGTGAGCATGGTGGCCGAGGTGAATTTTTGGGACTGCGACCTCAGGTGGAGGATGTTCCTGCACCTAGCATTGAAGACCCTCAACAATTTCCTGTTCTGGGAGGAGCTATCAAAGCCTGA
- the LOC142619702 gene encoding uncharacterized protein LOC142619702 isoform X2: MARQENLNLFALLGDEAEDSDDVSTLIETVVKVDPRVAAEEKRKKKKNMGAEKPIGIDLDVDSNNYKNNSNNNNVVDMRAKRIVLPEHVTRRDIVVNKKQSDEQGQSRGSERFGPGGNGSQRNYGVADGYQRNNGGRSGYQRSNRGSDGYQSNNGGADGYQRNNGGRYNGGADGYQSNNGGRSGYQRSNRGSDGYQPNNEGGSGYNGNNGGENSFQRTEGADAVNAVGDGWQVQGRVRVSGGRGRGGGRGRGRGRGRGFNEGHEFGSENQDVVSSYPSDKPGQDTNDGGSVEQNDFQGEVLESEAQSDERPRNVNRGTGGGRRGNGRGNHGFRGQDSRPYDRQSGPNNRRGEVSNDTEAKENHGGDIGTAVQVDNSAGAEWDIPVTTEEPKDAEPEQGKLKAQDNSEKKAKHADDDGEKNMTLEEYEKVRFEKRKALESLSKTEQRTVTVDKDFESMQLVEKKKDDSLVIKPSEEKLKKKNSLEKDDKARKSMNINEFLKPPARGGRGRGRGRGRERGGPGEFRGERGSRGEFRGERGGRGEFRGEHGGRGEFLGLRPQVEDVPAPSIEDPQQFPVLGGAIKA; the protein is encoded by the exons ATGGCTAGGCAAGAAAACTTAAACTTGTTTGCCCTTTTGGGTGATGAAGCAGAAGACAGCGACGACGTTTCGACGCTCATCGAAACCGTCGTGAAGGTCGACCCTAGAGTGGCGGCGGaggagaagaggaagaagaagaagaatatgggGGCGGAGAAACCTATAGGTATCGATTTGGATGTGGATTCCAATAACTATAagaacaacagcaacaacaacaacgtgGTCGATATGAGAGCGAAGCGTATTGTGCTCCCTGAACATG TTACAAGAAGAGATATTGTAGTAAATAAAAAGCAGTCAGACGAGCAGGGTCAGAGTCGTGGTTCTGAAAGGTTTGGGCCAGGTGGGAATGGTTCTCAACGTAATTATGGAGTGGCTGATGGATATCAGCGTAACAATGGAGGGCGGAGTGGTTATCAACGGAGTAACAGGGGATCTGATGGCTATCAATCAAATAATGGAGGGGCTGATGGATATCAGAGAAACAATGGAGGGCGTTATAATGGAGGTGCTGATGGATATCAGAGTAACAATGGAGGGCGGAGTGGTTATCAACGGAGTAACAGGGGATCAGATGGCTATCAGCCCAATAATGAAGGGGGTAGTGGTTATAATGGGAACAATGGAGGGGAAAATAGTTTCCAGAGGACTGAGGGAGCTGATGCTGTAAATGCAGTAGGGGATGGCTGGCAGGTGCAGGGGCGTGTTCGTGTCAGTGGGGGCAGAGGGAGAGGGGGAGGTAGGGGAAGAGGCCGTGGTAGAGGGAGGGGATTTAATGAAGGCCATGAGTTTGGAAGTGAGAACCAAGATGTTGTGAGCAGTTATCCATCTGATAAGCCAGGCCAGGATACAAATGATGGTGGCAGTGTGGAACAGAATGACTTTCAGGGTGAAGTCCTCGAAAGTGAGGCTCAATCTGATGAGAGACCTAGAAATGTGAATCGGGGTACTGGTGGTGGTAGAAGGGGTAATGGTAGGGGAAATCATGGTTTCAGGGGACAAGATAGCCGTCCTTATGATAGACAATCTGGACCTAATAATAGAAGAGGTGAAGTGTCTAATGATACTGAAGCGAAGGAAAACCATGGCGGTGATATTGGGACTGCAGTGCAAGTTGATAACAGTGCTGGAGCTGAATG GGATATTCCTGTGACTACTGAAGAACCTAAAGATGCAGAGCCTGAACAAGGGAAGCTTAAAGCTCAAGATAATTCTGAAAAGAAGGCCAAACATGCTGATGATGATGGAGAGAAG AATATGACACTTGAAGAATATGAGAAGGTGCGTTTTGAGAAGAGGAAAGCGTTGGAATCTTTGAGCAAGACTGAGCAGAGAACGGTCACTGTTGATAAGGATTTTGAGTCAATGCAACttgttgagaaaaagaaagatgacaGCCTTGTCATCAAACCG TCTGAGGAGAAgcttaagaagaaaaatagccTTGAAAAAGACGACAAAGCTCGGAAG TCGATGAACATTAATGAATTTCTGAAACCTCCTGCTCGTGGTGGCCGTGGCCGTGGCCGTGGTCGTGGTCGGGAGCGTGGGGGCCCAGGTGAGTTTAGGGGTGAACGTGGAAGTCGAGGTGAGTTTAGGGGTGAGCGTGGCGGCCGAGGTGAGTTTAGGGGTGAGCATGGTGGCCGAGGTGAATTTTTGGGACTGCGACCTCAGGTGGAGGATGTTCCTGCACCTAGCATTGAAGACCCTCAACAATTTCCTGTTCTGGGAGGAGCTATCAAAGCCTGA